A segment of the Butyrivibrio fibrisolvens genome:
TTTGCAAGAGCTTCGATCTGAGTGAACTGCTGTCCTACTTCTGTCTTACCAAGTACATCTGCGTTTGTAGAATCAGAACTTCTTATCTTAACAACAGTTGTAGCTTCGATTATTACAGGACCGCTCTGAGTTTCAGTCTCTGTAGCTACTGTGCTGCTTTCTGCACTTGTGCTTTCCTGTGAAGAAGAATCAGCTGCAGTAGTCTCTGCAGAGCTTTCAGTAGAAGCTGCTGATGCAGATGCAACTTCCTTACCTACAGTCTTATTAACTTCCTCTGAGAAATTTGTAAGGAATGCGCTAAGTTCTGCATTCTCTTCAAGCATTGTATTATAGCTAACTGCTACTTCATTACTAAGATCAATGAAATCATCCTGAACACTTAATGCTTCGATATACTTAATGATCTCCTCATCAAGTTCGCCAAAATAGAGATAGTATTCTCCGTTTTCATTAGTTCTTATATAATATGTCTGAAGTCCAGGAACCTGCTTATCGAATCCGTTGAAATAGAGCTCAAAATAAACATATGTTACATATGCTCCGGTCTCAGGTCCCTTCTTTGTATATACCTTAATGGCATCAAACTTTTCATAGTACTGGGCTGATACTTCATATCTGATAAGAGCAGGCTCTGTAAGACCTACAGTTATAGCATTGATAGTATCCATATCTCCTGATGCCTGAGCATCATAAAACTTCTTGATAAGTGATGTGATCTCAGGATATGCATCCTCTTCCATAACTACCTCAACTGCATCACAGGTGCTGCTTTCTGCAGAGGATGCAGTTGCGATCTTCTCCTGAGAAGTAGATGCAGAAGCGCTTACGGCACTATTCTGATTATCATTCCTGCCTGCGCGAACTGCCAAAAGTATTGTGATAAGAAGACATACCGCAAGAAATGCCGGCATGACGATCTTTTTATTATCTATAATGAAAGTAGCGAGATTAAACTCACTCTTACGAAAAGCTTCGATCTTGTTCTTTGCATTTTTACGTATCATTTCAATGTAACCTCTTTATTACTAAAAATTTATTACGGATAGACCCCAACTATCCCAAACTAACTTTTAATTCTTTTGAGTAAAATTCTTCTAGCAATGCACCCGACAGGAATCGAACCTGCATTAAAGGCGTCGGAGGCCTTCGTTCTATCCATTAGACTACGGGTGCCGGACGTCATTTTATTTTGTAAGGTCCCGATTTTGGTTCGGGACCTTAATTGTTACAAATTTATTACGCACCAATGTATGATATCATATTACACCTTTTATGTCCATGTTTTTTTGACTAAGTCCAGTTTTTGACGCTATTTCGTTATAGTCTAAAAGCTCATCTTCTGCCCTGTCATAATAATAGATATTGTCTGATAAAACATCTTCTGTTTCAACTTCTGTCATGTTTACGAAGCTGACCATCTCATAAAGTCTGTCAGCTTTTATCTGATCAAAGCTCCCATCATCAAGCACAAGTATCACTTCATGTACAGATGAAGGTATAATATAAAAATTTTTGTTATATTTTCGAGACAATGCGCAAAGAAGTCCCGGATTAAGCATTACTGCAGCTCCGTATGTTCTATCTTTGTTAGTTAAGATCTTCAGGCAGGAAAGGGGATCATCTTCAGACATCTCTCCCCCAGATAAGCTTTTTCCTTTGCCAAGGCCTAGTCTGTCATTTATGACATCCATCAAAGGAAACAGATCATGATCATTCTTTATTATGGCATTAGCACAGGCTGCATCATACAGATCCTCTTCTGTAATGTTCCATGCTAAAGTGTGTACATTCTTGATCAAAACTACTCCTTCTGATGCTTTGGATGCTACAAGGCAATAATAAACGATCGCAAGATCCTTAAATTTTCTATGAGGCACCTCTGAAAGAAGCTTTTTATTTTTCTCATAATTTATAAGTTTGTACATGATCTTTTCACGGACCTTATCGTAATCCATGAAATAATCAAGATCAAAGAATACATTCCTGCTCTCAAGCCTTGCTTTTTTAATCTTT
Coding sequences within it:
- a CDS encoding DUF5688 family protein gives rise to the protein MNFKSFCDQIVSVVSELYPECKVKLCDVNKNNGVTYNCLDVARPGDKISEVIYLEPLYEAFLDGTSFMEIIEKIKKARLESRNVFFDLDYFMDYDKVREKIMYKLINYEKNKKLLSEVPHRKFKDLAIVYYCLVASKASEGVVLIKNVHTLAWNITEEDLYDAACANAIIKNDHDLFPLMDVINDRLGLGKGKSLSGGEMSEDDPLSCLKILTNKDRTYGAAVMLNPGLLCALSRKYNKNFYIIPSSVHEVILVLDDGSFDQIKADRLYEMVSFVNMTEVETEDVLSDNIYYYDRAEDELLDYNEIASKTGLSQKNMDIKGVI
- a CDS encoding SH3 domain-containing protein; this translates as MIRKNAKNKIEAFRKSEFNLATFIIDNKKIVMPAFLAVCLLITILLAVRAGRNDNQNSAVSASASTSQEKIATASSAESSTCDAVEVVMEEDAYPEITSLIKKFYDAQASGDMDTINAITVGLTEPALIRYEVSAQYYEKFDAIKVYTKKGPETGAYVTYVYFELYFNGFDKQVPGLQTYYIRTNENGEYYLYFGELDEEIIKYIEALSVQDDFIDLSNEVAVSYNTMLEENAELSAFLTNFSEEVNKTVGKEVASASAASTESSAETTAADSSSQESTSAESSTVATETETQSGPVIIEATTVVKIRSSDSTNADVLGKTEVGQQFTQIEALANGWSKIEYEGKEAYVRTEYFTVVSQGDDSASDTKEADTKETETKESDTKESDTKETTTDSNDGVTSTGTYHVKETVRIRKSASTESEILGNAYKGDEIKVTNYRADGWCEVEYNGIKGYVKTEYLTK